In the Microcebus murinus isolate Inina chromosome 14, M.murinus_Inina_mat1.0, whole genome shotgun sequence genome, one interval contains:
- the LOC105860114 gene encoding olfactory receptor 6C74-like produces MTDREMDITIKLRNETTVQEFILEGFPAVQHLGNVLFLVHLLAYLGSVMGNMLIITITWADHRLQTPMYILLSSFSFCKCVFITTVIPKLLVIFLLGKQTIPFTDCLTQGFFTLFLGATIFFLMAAMSLDRYLAICKPLHYPTMMNLRVCFLLVFFCYVLSFILFAGLFVKVSQLSFCGPNVIAHFFCDLGSLIHLSCSDTRSTEMFAFALTSFILFTSLMITIIAYGNIVVTIMHLPSAKERQKAFSTCSSHLIVLSLMYGSCVFIYVKPNQRDRLDSNREAALVNMVVTPLLNPVIYTLRNKQVHQALRDALFRVKLH; encoded by the coding sequence ATGACAGACAGAGAAATGGACATAACCATAAAGCTGAGGAATGAGACAACGGTCCAAGAGTTCATCCTGGAGGGGTTCCCTGCTGTCCAGCACCTGGGGAACGTGCTGTTCCTGGTGCACCTGCTGGCGTACCTGGGCTCTGTCATGGGAAACATGCTCATAATCACCATCACCTGGGCTGACCATCGCCTCCAGACACCAATGTATATTTTACTCAGCAGTTTCTCCTTCTGTAAGTGTGTTTTTATAACCACAGTTATTCCTAAACTGCTGGTCATCTTTCTGTTAGGTAAGCAAACAATTCCTTTTACTGACTGTCTCACACAGggcttttttactttatttcttggGGCAACGATTTTCTTCCTTATGGCTGCCATGTCCTTAGATCGCTACCTGGCCATTTGCAAACCTTTGCACTACCCAACCATGATGAATCTCAGGGTTTGTTTCCTTCTGGTTTTCTTCTGCTATGTTTTGTCCTTCATCCTCTTCGCTGGTCTGTTTGTCAAGGTTTCCCAGCTGTCCTTCTGTGGCCCCAATGTCATCGCACATTTCTTCTGTGATCTTGGCTCCTTAATTCATCTCTCCTGTTCTGACACCAGATCTACTGAGATGTTTGCTTTTGCCCTCACTTCGTTTATCCTATTTACATCCCTCATGATAACCATCATTGCGTATGGCAACATAGTAGTCACAATCATGCATCTCCCCTCAGCCAAGGAGCGGCAGAAAGCTttctccacctgctcctcccacctcattGTCCTCTCTCTGATGTATGGCAGCTGTGTCTTTATATATGTGAAACCGAACCAAAGGGACAGGCTGGACTCCAATAGAGAGGCTGCTCTTGTGAACATGGTGGTGACCCCGCTGCTGAACCCGGTCATCTACACTCTGCGGAACAAGCAGGTTCACCAGGCTTTGAGGGATGCTCTGTTCAGGGTGAAATTGCACTAA
- the LOC105860126 gene encoding olfactory receptor 6C74-like — translation MTDREMDITIKLRNETTVQEFILEGFPAVQHLGNMLFLVHLLAYLGSVMGNMLIITITWADHRLQTPMYILLSSFSFCECVFITTVIPKLLVIFLLGRQTIHFTDCLTQAFSFLFLGATIFFLMAAMSLDRYLAICKPLHYPTMMNLRVCFLLVFFCYVLSFIVITGLVVKVAQLSFCGPNVIPHFFCDLGSLIHLSCSDTRSTEMFAFVLTSLILFASLMITIIAYGNIVVTIMRLPSAKERQKAFSTCSSHLIVLSLMYGSCVFIYVKPNQRDRLDSNREAALVNTVVTPLLNPVIYTLRNKQVHQALRDALFRVKLH, via the coding sequence ATGACAGACAGAGAAATGGACATAACCATAAAGCTGAGGAATGAGACAACGGTCCAGGAGTTCATCCTGGAAGGGTTCCCTGCTGTCCAGCACCTGGGGAACATGCTGTTCCTGGTGCACCTGCTGGCGTACCTGGGCTCTGTCATGGGAAACATGCTCATAATCACCATCACCTGGGCTGACCATCGCCTCCAGACACCAATGTATATTTTGCTCAGCAGTTTCTCCTTCTGTGAGTGTGTTTTTATAACCACAGTTATTCCTAAACTGCTGGTCATCTTTCTGTTAGGAAGGCAAACAATTCATTTTACTGACTGTCTCACAcaggccttttcttttttatttcttggggCAACGATTTTCTTCCTCATGGCTGCCATGTCCTTAGATCGCTACCTGGCCATTTGCAAACCTTTGCACTACCCAACCATGATGAATCTCAGGGTTTGTTTCCTTCTGGTTTTCTTCTGCTATGTTTTGTCCTTCATCGTCATCACTGGTCTGGTTGTCAAGGTTGCCCAGCTGTCCTTCTGTGGCCCCAATGTCATCCCACATTTCTTCTGTGATCTTGGCTCCTTAATTCATCTCTCCTGTTCTGACACCAGATCTACTGAGATGTTTGCTTTTGTCCTCACTTCGTTGATCCTGTTTGCATCCCTCATGATAACCATCATTGCGTATGGCAACATAGTAGTCACAATCATGCGTCTCCCCTCAGCCAAGGAGCGGCAGAAAGCTttctccacctgctcctcccacctcattGTCCTCTCTCTGATGTATGGCAGCTGTGTCTTTATATACGTGAAACCGAACCAAAGGGACAGGCTGGACTCCAACAGAGAGGCTGCTCTTGTGAACACGGTGGTGACGCCGCTGCTGAACCCGGTCATCTACACTCTGCGGAACAAGCAGGTTCACCAGGCTCTGAGGGATGCTCTGTTCAGGGTGAAATTGCACTAA